CGTTTtgtccaaaaaatgaaaatgagattattgcgtaataaaatcagaaataatcaactgagtctaatgacgCAGACCATATCTCaatttgacacttctaactacatcaaataaataaaatcacacttctagcaccatagtgagtcaTCATTTTGGTTAtgctgatagactaaaaccCAGGCGATTGGTCAAATCGTGAAAACTTAAGGTGTTTTCACGAGAGTCTTAAAACCTATAGAAATTctaccattgaatttctagtcGGCTGTTACATCTCTAGCCATGGacggtggagagagagagagagagagagagagagagagagaactaccGAAACCATAGTTTCTAAGACTCAGTGGAGAAGATCAAGAAGAGAAACGGCATATCTGGCTGGCTTGACGTGGCTTGGTACATTGGAGCCGTTACTACAACACGAAGGGGGTGTGATTGGTGGTGGCGCTGGAAATCACAGAGGTTGTGGTCGAGATGATGGaaacagagggagagagaggtgttGGGGTTGGGTCTCAAGGCTTTGGTGGTTTGGATTTCAGTAACACGCATCGTTTTGAAAGCACCACCCGTAGAGTCGGCGGAGGTGGCAAAGAcgcatacatgcatacatatcaTTAGCATGAAAAATGAGAGATGGATCTGGACCTAAagtaaaaatggaaaatttagagaaaCCCTAGCAGAACCCATATATCACGGCatacaaaccaaaaagaaacctatctatttttttcacaaaCAAAGAAATCGGAtcattgaaaggaaaataaaaaatatgaaaaaaaaaaaactacaatccTCAAACTAGCTTGAAcaagatgaaacaaaaaataatgtttcaGAAAACAAATCTAAAGTTGCAGATAATAagatgaagagaagagagaagatgaagatacaaaaaatgaaaggagTTTAGTTTTGGAGAGAGAAGATGAAAGAGAATATgcagaaaaatgaaagagaagacggaaaggtaaaaaagaaaagactaaatTCGGCTGACCCTACATCTGACCCAAGAAGAGactgaaagagaaaaaaaaaaaaaagataaagctAACCATCAGCCAACCCTCTGACGCACTTGCACTAAAAGATCAAAATGCCTCATTTAAACGGACACAAAAGAACAAAACTTGATGATAGAAAGGACACAATACACCAAATGCATACTACACACAGAGAACGACAAATTCACTATTCACAACTATCcccacttattatatatagtatagatatAAATTACTATACGTATTACCTGGGCTACTAATCTATGAGCAAAACAATTATACTAAtctatatttacaaattatgattaaataattagagagaatttaaaaaaatttaaattatataaattattttgaaaatttaatattacatgaattatgtctaaatttaaaatttataaaaaaataccatctaaatacaaaaaaaaaaaaaaaattacaaaattatcactaaggccttgtttggtttgGAAGATAagattcatttcatcttatataatcattacaattttcttaaattataatacaatatataataaacaattcaactttttcaaatttcaaaataaaaataatattaaaaataattttttaataattttttttcaatttttaaattttattttatcacatctcatttatataaacaaatGAGTCTAACTAAAATAATCTGAACGAGAATGTAATTTGACCGAAATGAGTCGGAATTAGCCGAAATGGAgagaatttgaaataaaaagagcaGCACTACACTTCCCGAAAAAAGGTCCCGAATAGTTGTCCCAAACTGcacatttcacttttttatttttatttttatttttttatatatttttttaatcattataaatattttttaaaaaataaaaaaattaacaacgtcattaaaaaatatttttttaatcattaaatttaaaaaaaaaatttcattcagatccaaagtatttctcaaataaaaattgcctagaaaaaaaataattttgaaataaaactaaataaagaTATATTGTATATCTGGTACCACACCTAAAAATTATGTGCGGAATTCAAAACTATGCTCCGAATCCTCGAAAGGTCCAGAAACCCTGGTTCTGAAGAGAGACATACATAGTAAAATCCGTGATTAAAAAATCCGATCTCAAAATGGCCACTAAGAAGCATCTTCTTCTgaattcatcttcatcatcgtcttcgtcttcttcttcttttgtggtttttttaatttgcaatcTGCTGTTGTCTCATGCAGTCATCGCCAAGCCTCATCACCCCATCTCCGTATGCCCAATCCCTTctccttttttcccctttttgctTCGCTCAGTTTAACCTCTCCTCCTCTTTTGCTTATACTAATTTTAGTAGTTTTCTTATTGGGAATACACAGGACACTGAGGTTAGGCAGAAGAAGAACGAGTGCTATGCTGATATTGAGAGGTACCcttttttgtaatataatatttttattttcttttctttttctttctgaatcTGTGTTTGGTTACTGGGTTTATACGCTTCTTGATATTCCACATGCAGGATCACTGATCCTGGGGATAAGATACACACTTCAATAGACtgctaaaaaattaattagagatCTAGTGTTTAGAATTTATCACTTCAAAGACAGTAATCGGTTGACTAAGTGAATTTCTTTGCGCTTGTGCTTTTACTATGGGATTAGGGGATTGTGGGGATGGAAATGCAAGTCTTCAATGATAGCCAAGGAGAATTGTGCTCTGCATTGCCTTGCTCCGCCTTGTTACGAACTCATTTATGCAAGCGATCCGGTGAGATTGACTATATGGGTTGACTCATtccttttttaaagagaataggATTCTATGACCTTCGTTCAGTATTTTCTTAAAACTGTTAATTTTGGTTTTGTAATGTAGCTTGAGGAAGGTGAGAAAGATCTGGTTCG
This window of the Juglans regia cultivar Chandler chromosome 12, Walnut 2.0, whole genome shotgun sequence genome carries:
- the LOC109021200 gene encoding uncharacterized protein LOC109021200, with the translated sequence MATKKHLLLNSSSSSSSSSSSFVVFLICNLLLSHAVIAKPHHPISDTEVRQKKNECYADIERGLWGWKCKSSMIAKENCALHCLAPPCYELIYASDPLEEGEKDLVRSQEFKYCMHKLSLGESLEGIKGSFEY